A single window of Montipora capricornis isolate CH-2021 chromosome 14, ASM3666992v2, whole genome shotgun sequence DNA harbors:
- the LOC138032567 gene encoding D(5)-like dopamine receptor yields the protein MQNPDGNMTNTNVSKQKGNDDSAEIDLTTAISLTVVGSAVVISNALVCVLFGRYRALRTITNTFIVSLAISDLMVATVFLPTFLANLAVTPYIIAYILLAYLFNFCGITWDRFQAVINPLKYRSRVTRTIVYKILALVWTIPLLLAIIPIFWEYREDIKLSAERIYQGVLISIVTICTILICWAYSKIFRETRRQVKMMIEMSETNLRIENETKQVRQPSRKRVANITTEVKVAKVFALVGGTFGVCWLPLIIINVFGVFGFPELIPDAFLQVSLYSLVGNALADPLIYSFYKADYRRAFVKFFRCCKTVGRNPLASSITNEIYFENSRFS from the coding sequence ATGCAGAACCCAGATGGCAATATGACTAACACCAACGTGTCAAAACAAAAAGGCAACGACGATTCAGCAGAGATTGACCTTACTACTGCCATTTCGCTAACAGTCGTAGGAAGCGCTGTTGtgatttcaaatgctcttgTATGCGTACTGTTTGGTCGTTACCGTGCTCTTCGGACAATAACAAACACTTTTATCGTCAGCCTGGCAATCAGTGACTTAATGGTTGCAACTGTGTTCTTACCAACCTTTCTAGCAAACTTGGCAGTCACTCCCTATATAATTGCCTATATCCTCCTTGCATATCTATTTAATTTTTGCGGAATTACATGGGACCGCTTCCAAGCTGTGATTAACCCTCTTAAGTACAGATCCAGAGTAACACGAACCATAGTTTACAAGATATTGGCCCTAGTATGGACGATACCCCTGCTGCTGGCAATTATTCCAATATTTTGGGAGTATCGTGAGGACATCAAACTGTCTGCCGAACGTATCTACCAAGGCGTCTTGATATCCATTGTCACAATTTGCACAATATTGATATGCTGGGCGTACAGTAAAATATTCCGTGAAACAAGAAGACAAGTAAAGATGATGATTGAAATGTCAGAGACCAATTTGAGAATCGAAAACGAGACAAAACAAGTTCGGCAGCCTTCAAGAAAAAGGGTTGCAAATATTACAACCGAAGTCAAAGTTGCCAAAGTCTTTGCACTGGTCGGAGGAACTTTCGGTGTGTGCTGGCTTCCGTTGATCATTATCAACGTTTTTGGAGTCTTCGGTTTTCCAGAATTAATTCCCGATGCATTTCTTCAAGTTTCGCTCTATTCTCTAGTTGGAAACGCATTAGCAGACCCGTTAATATATTCATTTTATAAAGCAGATTACAGGCGCGCGTTTGTGAAATTTTTCCGTTGTTGTAAAACGGTGGGACGAAATCCGTTAGCTTCATCTATAACCAATGAGATTTACTTCGAGAACAGCCGATTTAGTTAG
- the LOC138033229 gene encoding high-affinity lysophosphatidic acid receptor-like, with amino-acid sequence MDDSPDGKEMLNSRNALIIALEAGLLLLINLIALSGNLFLCYVIYNKPKYHTTTNILILALTMCYGFIALFVMPFTVGVLITGRWVFGRVVCDIQAFLFLDLTWISLLMVTLMTISRFFKATRLGFYKKWLSTERSYAMIMGIWLFVTIVLVCTEARSSTIYGFSPKDSICFISFSTEYATKHTIYAVVTLALYVSLPIVSIILWSAMQRHNVTVAHFKTDDGQPIQRSEDELRKSAEERKTNQLLFCLIMSVMVFWLPAVVINILAFSMTLPRRAQLASTFFWFAVPATHPIIYGALYRPFSKEVMRALPTTVKRQNQVYAEEAL; translated from the coding sequence ATGGATGATTCTCCCGATGGCAAAGAGATGCTGAATTCCAGGAATGCACTCATTATAGCACTCGAGGCAGGCCTTTTATTGCTAATCAATTTGATCGCGCTTTCAGGCAATTTATTCCTTTGTTATGTCATCTACAACAAGCCGAAGTATCACACGACAACGAACATTCTCATTCTTGCCTTAACCATGTGTTACGGATTCATTGCCTTATTCGTAATGCCTTTCACCGTTGGCGTTCTGATCACCGGACGATGGGTATTTGGACGAGTTGTATGCGACATACAAGCATTCTTGTTTCTCGATTTAACGTGGATTTCTTTACTTATGGTAACTTTGATGACCATCAGTCGGTTTTTTAAAGCCACCCGCTTAGGCTTCTACAAGAAGTGGTTATCGACCGAGAGGTCCTATGCTATGATCATGGGAATCTGGTTATTTGTAACCATTGTGCTTGTGTGCACAGAAGCACGCAGTTCCACAATTTATGGATTCTCTCCGAAGGATTCGATTTGTTTCATTTCCTTCAGCACGGAATATGCCACTAAGCACACAATTTACGCAGTGGTTACTTTAGCACTTTATGTATCACTGCCTATTGTGTCGATTATCTTGTGGAGTGCAATGCAAAGACACAACGTAACGGTTGCTCACTTCAAAACTGATGATGGCCAACCAATCCAAAGAAGCGAGGACGAATTGAGAAAAAGTGCCGAAGAACGAAAAACAAACCAACTCTTATTTTGTTTGATAATGTCAGTAATGGTCTTTTGGCTGCCTGCTGTAGTCATCAACATCCTGGCGTTCTCGATGACCCTTCCACGCCGGGCACAGCTCGCCTCCACATTCTTTTGGTTTGCTGTCCCAGCCACGCATCCCATAATCTATGGAGCCCTTTATCGGCCGTTTTCAAAGGAAGTAATGAGGGCGTTGCCTACCACAGTAAAGCGTCAAAACCAAGTATACGCTGAAGAGGCCCTCTAA